The proteins below are encoded in one region of Eubacterium sp. 1001713B170207_170306_E7:
- a CDS encoding sodium-dependent transporter yields MQKRETFSSRLGFLLISAGCAIGLGNVWRFPYIVGKYGGAAFVLLYLLFLFIMGLPIMVMEFSVGRASQKSIARSFDELEPKGTKWHLYSFFGIAGNYLLMMFYTTIAGWLLLYFFKMAKGDFVGLNAEGVSAEFGNLMGQPVLMTVFMVIVVLICMGVCSRGLQNGVEKITKVMMICLLAVMVILVGRAVTLDGAAEGLKFYLMPDFNNLMYDAQGNMILGEAIFAAMGQAFFTLSLGIGALAIFGSYIGKDHTLGGEALRVTLLDTAVAIMSGLIIFPACFAFNVAPNEGPALIFVTLPNIFNEMPMGQVWGALFFVFMSFAALSTVIAVFENIISFAIDRWGFSRKKSVLVNLAAIILLSMPCILGFNVLSGFEPLGPGTGILDLEDFIVSNNLLPLGSLIYLLFCVSKKGWGWDAFITEANTGNGLKFPKSIRFYVTWILPFVILFIFIMGYLNKFGIGL; encoded by the coding sequence GTGCAAAAAAGAGAAACCTTCTCATCCCGTTTGGGATTTCTGCTGATTTCAGCAGGCTGTGCCATCGGTTTGGGAAATGTCTGGCGTTTTCCATATATTGTGGGAAAATACGGCGGCGCTGCTTTTGTTTTACTGTATTTATTGTTTTTATTCATCATGGGCCTGCCGATTATGGTCATGGAATTTTCCGTTGGCCGTGCAAGCCAGAAAAGTATTGCCCGTTCCTTTGATGAGTTAGAGCCTAAGGGGACTAAATGGCATCTTTACAGCTTTTTCGGCATCGCGGGGAACTATCTGCTGATGATGTTTTACACCACCATTGCCGGCTGGCTGCTGCTTTACTTCTTCAAAATGGCTAAGGGGGATTTTGTCGGATTAAATGCCGAAGGGGTTTCCGCCGAGTTTGGAAACCTGATGGGACAGCCTGTCCTGATGACGGTTTTTATGGTAATCGTGGTGCTGATCTGTATGGGGGTGTGCTCCCGCGGACTGCAAAACGGGGTTGAAAAAATCACAAAGGTGATGATGATCTGCCTGTTGGCGGTCATGGTCATTCTGGTCGGACGCGCGGTGACGCTGGACGGTGCGGCCGAGGGCCTGAAATTCTATCTGATGCCGGATTTTAACAACCTGATGTATGACGCCCAGGGCAATATGATTTTGGGTGAAGCCATCTTTGCCGCCATGGGACAGGCGTTCTTTACCCTGTCGCTGGGAATCGGCGCGCTGGCAATATTTGGGAGTTATATCGGAAAGGACCATACGCTGGGCGGCGAAGCCCTTCGTGTGACACTTCTTGATACCGCGGTAGCCATTATGTCTGGGCTGATTATTTTCCCGGCCTGTTTTGCTTTTAATGTGGCGCCCAATGAAGGCCCTGCCCTTATTTTTGTGACACTTCCCAACATTTTTAATGAAATGCCCATGGGTCAGGTCTGGGGGGCGCTGTTCTTTGTCTTTATGAGTTTTGCCGCGCTGTCAACGGTCATCGCTGTGTTTGAAAACATTATTTCTTTCGCCATTGACCGCTGGGGCTTCAGCCGCAAAAAATCCGTTTTGGTCAATCTGGCGGCCATTATCCTGTTATCCATGCCCTGTATCCTGGGCTTTAACGTGCTTTCAGGTTTCGAGCCGCTGGGTCCGGGCACTGGCATTTTAGACCTTGAGGACTTTATCGTCAGCAATAATCTGCTGCCGCTCGGGTCTCTGATTTACCTGCTGTTCTGTGTATCCAAAAAAGGCTGGGGCTGGGACGCCTTTATCACTGAAGCCAATACCGGCAACGGCCTGAAATTTCCAAAGAGTATCCGTTTTTACGTCACATGGATACTTCCCTTTGTAATCCTGTTTATTTTTATTATGGGTTACTTAAATAAATTTGGCATCGGGCTGTAG
- a CDS encoding methyltransferase domain-containing protein: protein MSTKEKSEKKSVISRDVLAAMFNTSEFKQYSHDCRQEVVESLEGHDFKTLLDLDCGGGKMLEQLFETFPDMEACGFDYSLDRLNGAKERLEGKNVSFKFGNAQCLPYEDNQFDVVVSTSTFHHYPYPDNVLKEVHRVLKPKGILVICDTYLGATLRYLNNFCKPINEVTEIRMYSEKEIWQMLGGAGFNGITWRRLNKHAYLAKAVASGIPLIA, encoded by the coding sequence ATGAGTACCAAAGAAAAATCAGAAAAAAAATCTGTAATCAGCAGAGATGTTCTGGCAGCAATGTTTAACACCAGTGAATTTAAACAGTATTCCCACGACTGCCGACAGGAAGTTGTGGAATCCCTCGAGGGGCATGATTTCAAAACCCTGCTCGACCTTGACTGCGGCGGCGGTAAGATGCTTGAGCAGCTTTTTGAAACCTTTCCGGACATGGAGGCCTGCGGGTTCGACTATTCCCTGGACCGCCTGAACGGTGCAAAGGAACGTCTGGAGGGCAAAAATGTCTCTTTTAAATTTGGGAACGCCCAGTGCCTGCCTTATGAAGATAACCAGTTTGACGTTGTGGTCAGTACCTCAACCTTCCACCATTATCCCTATCCGGACAATGTCTTAAAGGAAGTACACCGGGTGCTGAAGCCAAAGGGCATCCTGGTCATCTGCGACACCTACCTCGGCGCCACACTGCGCTACCTCAATAACTTCTGTAAACCCATTAACGAGGTTACGGAAATCCGTATGTACTCTGAAAAAGAAATCTGGCAAATGCTTGGCGGAGCTGGCTTTAACGGCATCACCTGGCGCCGTCTCAATAAACACGCTTACCTGGCTAAAGCTGTTGCTTCCGGAATTCCACTCATTGCCTGA
- a CDS encoding iron ABC transporter permease, with the protein MFSKNKKALYALLTLALAAAFILSVALGAVRVPIGESVRILINGITHHTFFEVDKSYESIIFSVRLPRVITAILVGAALAISGTAIQSLFRNPMADPGVIGISSGASFGAIVVIALGLSSVSLYFTPVFASIGALLIAYVIYRLSCRERSVSMLTMILSGMAVSTFIRGMIAFILTGLNDDQMKDYMFWSVGSLADRRWEHVFLIVVPILLGMLLLCLRASDLNILLLGDEEAHSVGLNPGKSRKVILFLSALTTAMAVSVSGSISFVGLIVPHMMRLLVGADNRLLLPVSAFAGAIFLLLSDLVARLIFAPSEISVGVVTSILGAPYFLYLLNKSRKDGIAL; encoded by the coding sequence ATGTTTTCTAAAAACAAAAAGGCCCTTTACGCACTTCTCACCCTCGCCCTTGCCGCTGCTTTTATCCTCTCTGTCGCCCTGGGCGCTGTCCGGGTTCCCATCGGAGAATCCGTCCGAATCCTGATCAACGGCATTACGCATCATACCTTTTTTGAAGTGGATAAAAGCTACGAAAGCATTATTTTCAGCGTCCGCCTGCCCCGGGTTATCACCGCAATCCTTGTGGGGGCGGCGCTGGCCATCTCTGGAACCGCCATTCAGAGCCTGTTTCGCAATCCCATGGCCGATCCCGGCGTTATCGGAATCTCCAGCGGCGCGAGCTTTGGAGCCATTGTTGTCATCGCTTTGGGACTCAGCTCTGTCAGCCTTTACTTTACACCCGTTTTCGCATCCATCGGGGCCCTTTTAATCGCTTATGTAATCTATCGGCTCTCCTGCCGGGAGCGCAGCGTGTCCATGCTGACCATGATTTTATCGGGGATGGCGGTCAGCACCTTTATCCGTGGAATGATCGCCTTTATTCTGACAGGGCTGAACGATGATCAGATGAAGGATTATATGTTCTGGTCGGTGGGCAGCCTGGCGGACAGGCGCTGGGAGCATGTCTTTTTAATTGTTGTTCCCATTCTTCTCGGCATGCTTCTTTTATGCCTGAGGGCTTCGGATCTGAACATCCTGCTGCTCGGCGATGAAGAAGCCCATTCTGTGGGGCTGAACCCGGGAAAAAGCCGGAAGGTTATCCTGTTTTTATCCGCTCTCACCACCGCCATGGCTGTTTCTGTCAGCGGAAGCATCAGCTTTGTGGGGCTTATTGTTCCCCACATGATGCGTCTGCTGGTGGGGGCGGACAACCGGCTGCTGCTGCCGGTCAGCGCCTTTGCCGGCGCCATCTTCCTGTTGCTCAGTGATTTGGTGGCCCGGCTCATCTTCGCGCCCTCTGAGATCAGCGTCGGCGTTGTTACGTCCATACTGGGCGCTCCGTATTTTCTGTATTTGCTTAATAAAAGCCGAAAGGACGGGATTGCACTGTGA
- a CDS encoding ABC transporter permease has translation MNIFNKVTLQSLKKSRTRTIVTIIGVVLSTAMITAVATFAVSLQHYLINSSMMKYGSWDVEFLDVDSAFVQERSHDSNAKNTTVLENIGYAALDGGKNPDKPYLFITGFNEKAFQDLPINLLTGRLPQNSGEILIPSHLFANGGVNYAVGDTLSLAVGDRVGPDGPLTQHSPYSAENGAGTEEAFVPKTEKTYTVVGSYERPGFEEASAPGYTLITAADPVEQADSFNLFVTLANPRSVHTYAKEAAGGYNTVFNDNVLRFMGLSDDTLFNTLLYSVGSILVALIMLGSIFLIYNAFNISLNERTRQFGILSSVGATAKQLRNSVLFEGLCIGAVGIPIGLAAGIGSITLVIALIAGNFKNILSTDVPLTLTVSVPALVISAVVSMITILISAYIPARKAARRPVLESIRQTNEVRIESKAVKTSALVQRVYGLEGTLALKNFKRNKKRYRSIVLSLTLSVVLFVSANAFGTDLKQAAQQSVVDSDYDICFTVQDMDEGDFFRLYDKLKAVNGVYESSYQAVATYSCAARAGDLSQGYRESAGLSSPEETVNLPMDIQFIEDKVYLDFINGLGLPAEQYTGPDAKMTAVAKAKGESGLYNMFDSTSMNFTITPGADGAEPAEMGKDIRVTLVDTIPVDGIPRPSSTVSTATFMVVAPYQLKSYFEQGSDAEMGLTFRSENPAQSTAEMKTILQGEAIASNYSLYNVREMFEQNRNIVFVVDVFTYVFVIMISLIATANVFNTISTNIKLRRREFAMLRSVGMSDRDFNRMMNFECAFFGMRTLMIGVPAAALLSWLIYKAMGMGGAEIPFAFPWASLLISVVGVFLLVFVTMLYATRRIKKENIIDALRDDMT, from the coding sequence ATGAATATTTTTAACAAAGTCACCCTGCAAAGCCTGAAGAAGAGCCGCACACGGACGATTGTTACGATTATCGGCGTGGTTTTGTCCACAGCCATGATCACCGCGGTCGCCACCTTTGCCGTCTCGCTGCAACATTATCTGATCAACAGCTCGATGATGAAGTATGGCAGCTGGGATGTCGAGTTTTTGGATGTGGATTCGGCCTTTGTGCAGGAACGAAGCCATGACAGCAACGCCAAAAACACAACCGTGCTTGAAAATATCGGCTACGCGGCCCTTGACGGCGGAAAAAATCCGGATAAGCCCTATCTTTTCATCACAGGCTTTAACGAAAAAGCCTTTCAGGATTTACCCATAAACCTGCTGACCGGCAGGCTTCCGCAGAATAGTGGAGAGATTCTGATCCCCTCGCACCTTTTTGCAAACGGCGGTGTGAATTACGCCGTGGGGGACACGCTGTCCCTTGCGGTGGGGGACCGCGTGGGCCCCGACGGGCCGCTTACGCAGCACAGCCCTTACAGTGCGGAAAACGGGGCGGGGACGGAAGAAGCATTTGTCCCCAAAACCGAAAAAACCTACACGGTTGTTGGCAGCTATGAGAGGCCCGGTTTTGAGGAAGCCTCCGCCCCGGGCTATACGCTGATCACCGCAGCGGATCCTGTCGAACAGGCGGACAGCTTTAACCTTTTTGTCACGCTGGCCAACCCGCGGTCGGTTCACACCTACGCGAAGGAAGCGGCTGGAGGCTACAACACGGTTTTTAACGATAATGTGCTGCGGTTTATGGGTCTTTCGGACGATACCCTGTTCAATACCCTTTTGTACTCAGTGGGCAGTATTCTGGTCGCCTTGATCATGCTGGGCTCCATTTTCCTGATCTACAATGCCTTCAATATTTCGCTCAACGAGCGCACGCGCCAGTTTGGAATCCTTTCATCGGTGGGGGCCACCGCAAAGCAGCTGCGCAATTCCGTGCTGTTTGAAGGGCTCTGTATCGGCGCTGTGGGCATCCCCATCGGCCTTGCTGCCGGCATTGGCAGCATCACGCTGGTCATCGCCCTTATCGCGGGAAATTTCAAGAATATTCTTTCAACCGATGTGCCCCTGACCCTGACAGTATCCGTCCCCGCGCTGGTAATTTCTGCGGTGGTCAGCATGATTACCATTTTAATTTCGGCGTACATCCCAGCGCGAAAGGCGGCGCGCCGGCCAGTGCTGGAAAGTATCCGCCAGACAAACGAGGTCAGAATCGAGTCTAAGGCCGTTAAAACATCCGCGCTGGTGCAGCGCGTTTATGGCCTGGAAGGAACACTGGCGCTGAAGAACTTTAAGCGAAATAAAAAACGGTACCGCAGCATTGTGCTGTCCCTTACCCTGAGCGTTGTGCTGTTTGTGTCGGCCAATGCTTTTGGAACCGACCTGAAGCAGGCGGCACAGCAGTCCGTCGTGGATTCGGACTATGACATCTGCTTTACAGTGCAGGACATGGACGAGGGCGATTTTTTCCGGCTTTATGACAAATTGAAAGCCGTAAACGGCGTGTATGAAAGCTCCTACCAGGCGGTTGCAACCTATTCGTGCGCGGCCAGGGCCGGGGACCTTTCACAGGGGTACCGCGAATCTGCAGGCCTGTCATCCCCCGAAGAAACCGTGAACCTGCCAATGGACATCCAGTTTATCGAGGACAAGGTGTATCTGGATTTCATCAATGGGCTGGGATTGCCCGCAGAGCAGTATACAGGGCCGGACGCCAAAATGACCGCTGTTGCCAAGGCAAAGGGGGAAAGCGGCCTGTACAATATGTTTGACAGTACCTCCATGAATTTTACCATCACCCCCGGGGCAGATGGCGCAGAACCGGCAGAGATGGGCAAAGACATCCGTGTAACCCTTGTCGATACCATACCGGTTGACGGAATTCCGAGACCGTCCTCCACGGTGAGCACCGCCACCTTTATGGTGGTAGCCCCCTATCAGCTGAAAAGTTATTTTGAACAGGGCAGCGACGCCGAAATGGGCCTGACCTTCCGGTCGGAGAACCCGGCCCAATCGACAGCTGAGATGAAGACCATTCTTCAGGGCGAGGCCATCGCCTCCAATTACAGCCTGTACAATGTCCGTGAGATGTTTGAGCAAAACCGCAATATTGTATTTGTTGTGGATGTGTTCACCTATGTTTTCGTCATTATGATTTCCCTGATCGCGACAGCCAATGTGTTTAACACGATTTCCACGAATATCAAGCTGCGCAGGCGTGAGTTCGCCATGCTGCGCTCCGTGGGAATGTCCGACCGTGATTTTAACCGGATGATGAATTTTGAATGTGCCTTTTTCGGCATGAGAACCCTGATGATCGGGGTGCCGGCCGCGGCGCTGCTGTCATGGCTTATTTATAAGGCCATGGGTATGGGCGGCGCGGAGATCCCCTTTGCGTTCCCCTGGGCCAGCCTTCTGATCAGCGTGGTCGGCGTGTTTCTTCTGGTGTTCGTCACAATGCTTTATGCCACCCGCAGGATAAAAAAGGAAAACATCATCGACGCCCTTCGGGACGATATGACCTGA
- a CDS encoding ABC transporter substrate-binding protein → MKKTLKNSILGVALSLVVTASLLGGCAQNNTDSATGTDIGSSAGFPVTVTNYDGTELTVSQKPERIASLTLGMDEMLLEMADENRVVGLSGKNADNEAVSNVADKASKFPKIENNIETLLAAKPDLVIGSSWIKDEFLQQLTDNNIPYYGYKTPVTVEEQEQIILDLSKVLGESDKGQAIVDDMNKRMEAVIRKTETSKDKDVKVMAYNMHGSTNANNTIFNDIVQKIGAVNVSAEAGLDGVAKISKEKIIEMNPQVLILMAWEQDDLQEFQAFADSLKTDESLKNVDAIKNDRVYTASNRYMTSVSHHIIEGIEFMGASVYPDVF, encoded by the coding sequence ATGAAAAAAACACTAAAAAACAGCATTCTTGGCGTAGCGCTTTCCCTGGTCGTAACAGCCTCCCTGCTTGGCGGCTGTGCCCAGAACAACACGGACAGCGCCACAGGGACAGACATCGGCAGCAGTGCCGGTTTCCCGGTAACCGTAACAAATTATGACGGCACTGAGCTGACAGTCAGCCAAAAGCCTGAGCGCATCGCTTCCCTGACTCTGGGCATGGACGAAATGCTCCTGGAAATGGCCGATGAAAACCGGGTTGTCGGACTTTCCGGCAAGAACGCGGACAATGAAGCCGTCTCCAACGTTGCTGATAAGGCCTCTAAATTCCCAAAGATCGAAAACAATATCGAAACGCTCTTGGCCGCAAAGCCCGATTTGGTCATCGGCTCAAGCTGGATTAAGGATGAATTTTTACAGCAGCTCACCGATAATAACATTCCTTATTATGGCTACAAAACACCTGTTACTGTCGAAGAACAGGAACAGATCATCCTGGATCTCTCCAAGGTTCTTGGCGAAAGCGATAAGGGACAGGCCATTGTGGATGACATGAACAAACGCATGGAAGCCGTTATCCGCAAGACTGAGACCTCAAAGGATAAGGATGTAAAGGTCATGGCCTACAATATGCACGGCAGCACCAACGCCAACAACACCATTTTCAATGACATTGTCCAGAAAATCGGTGCTGTCAATGTCTCGGCTGAGGCTGGACTGGACGGCGTCGCCAAGATTTCAAAGGAAAAAATCATTGAAATGAACCCGCAGGTGCTGATCCTTATGGCCTGGGAACAGGATGACCTTCAGGAGTTCCAGGCCTTTGCCGATTCCCTGAAAACCGATGAAAGCCTGAAAAATGTGGATGCCATTAAGAACGACCGGGTGTACACGGCTTCCAACCGCTATATGACCTCTGTCTCACACCATATCATCGAGGGTATTGAGTTCATGGGAGCCTCTGTATATCCTGATGTTTTCTAA
- a CDS encoding flavodoxin family protein produces MNVLLLNGSPHASGAGYTALKEMTGVFEKNGIETELVHVGHKAVRGCIACNYCKEHGKCTFDDLVNETAPKFEKADGLVVSSPVYYASANATMVAFLDRLFYSTAFDKTMKVGASVVTARRGGLSATFDELNKYFTISGMPVASGQYWNSLHGRNADEAAGDLEGLQIMRTLAENMAFLIKSIALGKEQYGIPKREETVYTNFIR; encoded by the coding sequence ATGAATGTGTTATTGCTGAACGGCAGTCCCCATGCGAGCGGGGCAGGTTACACCGCCCTAAAGGAGATGACCGGCGTATTTGAAAAAAACGGGATTGAAACTGAGCTGGTGCATGTGGGGCACAAAGCGGTCAGAGGCTGTATTGCCTGTAATTACTGCAAAGAGCATGGTAAATGCACCTTTGACGATTTGGTCAATGAAACCGCCCCGAAATTTGAAAAAGCGGATGGTCTGGTGGTATCCAGCCCGGTCTATTACGCATCGGCCAACGCGACCATGGTTGCGTTTCTGGACCGGCTCTTTTACAGCACGGCCTTTGATAAAACCATGAAGGTTGGGGCCAGTGTGGTCACAGCCAGACGGGGCGGCCTGTCCGCCACCTTTGACGAACTGAACAAGTATTTTACCATCAGCGGCATGCCAGTGGCGTCCGGCCAGTATTGGAACAGCCTGCACGGGCGAAACGCGGATGAAGCAGCCGGCGATCTTGAGGGCCTGCAGATCATGAGAACCCTGGCTGAAAATATGGCATTTCTTATCAAAAGCATCGCCCTGGGCAAAGAGCAGTACGGCATTCCTAAAAGAGAAGAAACCGTATATACCAACTTTATCCGTTAA
- a CDS encoding zinc-binding dehydrogenase yields MATTRNAMLMGPKKVEIKEFTLPDSIGDDEILVKVEGCGICGTDVHEYKGDPFGIAPVTLGHEGTGEVVMLGKNVKIDTKGDPIKVGDKVVTSVLLCGDCGYCRRFPEVPNLCENLGVYGLIPDDDVHLDGWFAEHILVRKDSSIFVVNEFNVDQRMLIEPAAVAVHALQRAKKLNLIDMASTVLVQGCGPIGLMMTAVLNAAGTVNIIAVDGVDKRLELAKKMGATEVINFKELTTIEERVKKVEALTGGFGADFVFQCTGSPAAAADAFKYVRRGGGFCEMGFFVDNGDCTINPHFDLCNKEINLVGSWVYGANEYITTLGFFKKAAEMNIPVELLVTDKFDLDHATEAMETNIAMTGVKIAIMPQGVDFK; encoded by the coding sequence ATGGCAACGACAAGAAACGCAATGTTAATGGGACCTAAAAAGGTGGAGATTAAGGAATTTACTCTGCCGGACAGCATAGGCGATGATGAAATTCTGGTTAAAGTTGAAGGCTGTGGTATCTGCGGAACGGACGTGCATGAATACAAGGGGGACCCCTTTGGCATTGCGCCGGTTACCCTCGGCCATGAAGGCACCGGCGAAGTCGTCATGCTTGGGAAAAATGTCAAGATTGATACAAAGGGCGACCCGATCAAGGTGGGGGATAAGGTGGTTACCTCGGTGCTATTGTGCGGCGACTGCGGCTACTGCCGACGTTTTCCCGAAGTGCCCAACCTTTGTGAAAACCTGGGCGTATACGGGCTGATCCCCGATGATGATGTGCATTTAGACGGATGGTTTGCAGAGCATATTCTGGTGCGCAAGGATTCCTCGATTTTTGTCGTCAATGAATTTAACGTTGATCAGAGAATGCTGATTGAACCGGCAGCTGTGGCTGTTCACGCGTTGCAGCGGGCGAAAAAGCTCAACCTGATTGATATGGCGTCAACGGTTTTGGTTCAGGGCTGCGGCCCCATTGGGCTGATGATGACCGCCGTGTTAAACGCAGCGGGCACGGTTAACATCATTGCGGTTGACGGCGTTGACAAACGGTTGGAGCTGGCAAAGAAAATGGGCGCGACCGAGGTCATTAACTTTAAGGAGCTGACCACCATCGAAGAACGTGTTAAAAAGGTAGAGGCGCTTACGGGCGGCTTTGGCGCGGATTTTGTATTCCAGTGCACCGGCTCCCCGGCAGCGGCGGCCGACGCCTTTAAATATGTGCGCCGCGGCGGCGGATTCTGTGAAATGGGCTTCTTTGTCGATAACGGCGACTGTACCATCAACCCGCATTTCGACCTGTGCAATAAGGAAATTAACCTTGTTGGGTCCTGGGTTTACGGCGCCAACGAATACATCACGACTCTGGGCTTTTTCAAGAAAGCCGCCGAAATGAATATCCCAGTCGAGCTGCTGGTAACCGATAAATTTGATCTGGATCATGCCACCGAGGCAATGGAAACCAACATTGCCATGACCGGCGTCAAGATCGCCATTATGCCCCAGGGGGTCGATTTTAAATAA
- a CDS encoding YgjP-like metallopeptidase domain-containing protein, with the protein MFKGQKITPEHDKVYRYETGERHKYLGHFYTLSVMQTNASPSVRIQGENMIMEVNDPGNRKQKELALDMWYREQAREVFVPILAEAIVKAAKYCLQMPQLRIYRMLDRWGSCSPKSKILILNLELIKVPIPCIEYIALHEMIHFKYPSHDFGFNSALGNLMPDWKQREDFLNTYYPI; encoded by the coding sequence ATGTTTAAAGGACAAAAAATCACGCCGGAGCACGATAAAGTATACCGCTATGAAACCGGCGAACGACATAAATACTTAGGGCATTTCTACACCCTTTCGGTTATGCAGACAAACGCATCGCCCAGTGTACGTATCCAGGGCGAAAATATGATCATGGAAGTCAATGATCCGGGCAACCGCAAGCAGAAGGAGCTGGCGCTGGATATGTGGTACCGCGAGCAGGCCCGGGAGGTGTTTGTTCCGATTCTGGCCGAAGCCATCGTAAAGGCCGCAAAATACTGTCTTCAGATGCCGCAGCTCAGAATTTACCGCATGCTGGACCGCTGGGGCTCCTGTTCACCCAAAAGCAAGATCCTGATCCTGAACCTTGAGCTCATTAAGGTTCCTATCCCCTGCATTGAGTACATTGCCCTGCATGAGATGATTCATTTTAAATATCCCAGCCACGATTTTGGCTTTAACTCAGCCCTCGGCAATCTGATGCCGGACTGGAAGCAGCGTGAGGATTTTTTAAACACCTATTATCCGATTTAA
- a CDS encoding TetR family transcriptional regulator codes for MNANEKTCLRFAESIKALAAVKPLDKITVREITDHCGLTRQTFYRHFIDKYDLVNWYFEKLAKNTIRQMGVSLTLIDGLTQKYTLILKDIIFFRAAFQSSSCNSLFEYDMDLIYKMYEAVIIRKTGKPLDPDVRFLLEMYCRGSMEMTVEFVCGKLETDPAGMARLLAEAMPERLKGLLSELN; via the coding sequence ATGAATGCGAATGAAAAAACCTGTCTGCGTTTTGCCGAATCCATCAAGGCGTTGGCGGCGGTAAAGCCCCTGGATAAAATAACGGTACGGGAGATAACGGACCACTGCGGCCTGACACGCCAGACCTTTTACCGCCATTTTATTGATAAATATGATCTTGTGAACTGGTATTTTGAAAAGCTGGCCAAAAACACCATCCGCCAGATGGGCGTCAGCTTGACGCTTATCGACGGATTAACCCAAAAGTACACTTTGATTTTAAAGGATATCATCTTTTTCAGAGCCGCCTTTCAATCCAGCAGCTGTAATTCCCTTTTTGAATACGATATGGACCTGATCTACAAAATGTATGAGGCTGTCATTATCCGAAAAACAGGCAAGCCTCTGGACCCGGATGTCCGTTTTTTGTTGGAAATGTACTGCCGGGGATCAATGGAAATGACAGTAGAATTTGTCTGCGGCAAGCTTGAGACCGATCCGGCAGGCATGGCGCGCCTTTTGGCAGAGGCCATGCCCGAACGTCTGAAAGGCCTGCTTTCAGAATTGAATTAA
- a CDS encoding ABC transporter ATP-binding protein, whose protein sequence is MNLSLSAQNLCFSIGQRQILHDIHLDFSGGEFIGLIGPNGSGKSTFLKCLNGINAFTGQVLINGQPLQTFESKALAREISLMNQETSITFPFSCRDVVLMGRYPYSKTALTTPEKDAAAADQYLEKIGIGHLSLQKINAVSGGERQRVLLAKLLAQETGILLLDEPISSLDIKYQEETFGLLKELSQSGKLVVCSVHDLRIALKYCTRLVLLHQGRVLASGSCAEVIRPELIREAFEVEIQTYENPVNGALDFLIKEKR, encoded by the coding sequence GTGAATCTGTCATTATCTGCTCAAAATCTCTGTTTCAGCATCGGACAGCGCCAAATTCTTCACGATATTCATCTGGACTTTTCCGGCGGCGAATTCATAGGGCTTATCGGCCCTAACGGTTCTGGAAAAAGCACCTTTCTCAAGTGCCTTAACGGCATCAACGCCTTTACAGGCCAGGTGCTTATAAACGGGCAGCCGCTGCAGACCTTTGAGAGCAAGGCCCTTGCCCGTGAGATTTCCCTGATGAATCAGGAAACAAGCATTACCTTTCCATTCAGCTGCCGCGACGTGGTATTGATGGGCCGTTATCCTTACAGCAAAACAGCGCTGACAACACCCGAGAAGGACGCTGCGGCCGCGGACCAATACCTCGAAAAAATCGGGATCGGCCATCTCAGCCTGCAAAAAATCAACGCGGTTTCGGGCGGCGAACGGCAGCGTGTACTGCTGGCAAAGCTCTTAGCCCAGGAAACCGGTATCCTTCTGTTGGATGAGCCCATCTCCAGCCTGGACATCAAATATCAGGAAGAAACGTTTGGCCTGTTAAAGGAGCTGAGTCAAAGCGGTAAACTGGTCGTCTGCTCCGTCCACGACCTGCGCATTGCCCTTAAATACTGTACACGGCTGGTACTGCTCCACCAGGGGCGGGTGCTGGCCTCGGGAAGCTGCGCCGAGGTTATACGGCCAGAGCTGATCCGCGAAGCCTTTGAGGTTGAGATCCAAACCTATGAGAATCCCGTCAACGGCGCCCTTGATTTTCTGATTAAAGAAAAGCGCTGA